From Fusarium oxysporum f. sp. lycopersici 4287 chromosome 10, whole genome shotgun sequence, the proteins below share one genomic window:
- a CDS encoding salicylate hydroxylase: protein MPSSTQPSQAHDDATLNVVVVGAGLAGLAAAISISLSGHNVTVLESAKELLEVGAGLQVTPNCTRILQKWDLPDRLWQSAAEPTSLVVHRYSGRTLAIEPDFHKHIRKKYGAPFIDLHRVDLQLALYDKAKDLGVQFKLGDRVQDIDFSIPEVSTEAGARYTGDLIVAADGLWSKCRSKFLGSEDKPMPTGDLAYRVVLDAKDIHDPELREWVEHPTVHFWIGPGAHAVGYSMRGGQMYNVVLLVPDDLPSDVSRQAGSVEEMRELFNDWDPILARFLSQVDKVDKWKLMPQRRA from the exons ATGCCAAGTTCCACT CAACCCAGTCAAGCGCATGATGATGCCACTCTAAATGTAGTCGTTGTCGGCGCTGGTCTTGCGGGTCTTGCAGCAGCGATCTCCATTTCTCTTTCAGGACACAATGTCACAGTTTTAGAGTCGGCAAAAGAACTACTCGAG GTCGGTGCTGGTCTACAAGTCACCCCCAACTGCACACGCATCCTCCAAAAATGGGATCTCCCCGACAGACTGTGGCAATCGGCCGCTGAACCCACGTCGCTCGTCGTCCATCGCTACTCTGGCCGAACGCTCGCCATAGAACCCGACTTCCACAAGCATATCCGCAAGAAGTACGGCGCCCCATTCATCGATCTCCACCGCGTAGACCTCCAGCTTGCGCTCtacgacaaggccaaggaccTGGGTGTCCAGTTTAAGCTCGGTGATAGAGTGCAGGACATTGACTTCAGCATTCCCGAGGTCAGCACCGAGGCTGGGGCTAGATATACCGGCGACTTGATCGTTGCAGCGGACGGACTCTGGTCTAAATGCCGTTCCAAGTTTCTTGGAAGCGAGGACAAGCCTATGCCCACTGGGGATCTAGCATACAGGGTTGTCCTGGACGCGAAGGATATCCACGATCCTGAGCTACGGGAATGGGTTGAGCACCCGACGGTACACTTCTGGATCGGCCCAGGTGCTCATGCTGTTGGGTATTCCATGCGTGGCGGACAGATGTACAACGTTGTACTTCTTGTTCCTGACGATCTTCCATCGGACGTTAGTCGACAGGCTGGATCAGTGGAGGAGATGCGAGAGTTGTTCAATGACTGGGATCCAATTCTGGCAAGATTTCTCAGTCAGGTCGATAAGGTCGACAAGTGGAAACTGATGCCACA gagaagagcttga